The following nucleotide sequence is from Phacochoerus africanus isolate WHEZ1 chromosome 6, ROS_Pafr_v1, whole genome shotgun sequence.
atttgaaaatatttctgaagaCACTTCTAAACATTGTATGCCTCACTTAGCAAttttacttaagattttttttcttataaaacaatGAGAAAGCCACAAAGATTTACGTAAAAGAATGCTGATTGAAACAATAAATATACAATCaaagtgaaaaactggaaacaactcttGGGTCcaacaaagggaaaatatttgaaaaatagccAATTGCATATGATAGAATATTGTgtactcattaaaaatatttatacttgaTAATATTTATGAATTCTCATTATGTGCTTTAAGCAAAATAGTTATGAGTATATGTATAGTGAGACCcctgcatgtgtgtatatacaagaTAATCGGTAATCTTTAATTTACATCTTCTgtacttaaatttctttttctctgatagGATCTATTATAATTAGGAAGTAAagactattaaaatatttgtttagtaaaaaaatgcaatttctgCAGAGTTCTTAAACCATATCTGTTTTGCGTttacttgttttaatttgtaaataacTGGAAAACATTTATACAGAGTTAAATGCATTTCCACCCATCTGATAAAGCAATAGAAAAACACTTATAGCAAAACAAAGTAGTATTTCTTTCTTCGAATTAGGCTGCTTAACCGTTTATATGTTTATAGCCTGGtggtattttttataatttaaaaataaataactttaccTGCTATTCGAACAAGGACTCCCCAGCCAGAATATGAATATAATCCTTGTAAGAAGGCTTCCGCAATCTGTGAGGCATCTGGAACTTCAGCATCGAAAGCTTTCTCAAACCTGGCTaggttctctttctttcctctcaccAACAACACAATTCCAGTTAGAGATATGAAGCAGAGAACTGTAATTTTCACCACTGTACTGACAGTCTGAAACCAAGTTACCTCTTTCACTCCTCGAGCGTTCAGAATTCCCAAGCACAATAAAATGGCCAGTGCTAAACATTTCTTTGGCACCTCAGGAACGAAACATCCAGGATAGAAAGGCTGTGTAATATATCCTGCTAGTAACAAGACACGTGCAGCGATACCTGCTGGGGTACTAAATAGATGGATCCAGAGGTAGAAGAAAGCAATAAAGGGTCCAAAAGATCTCTTGAGGAAGTAATACTGTGCTCCACTTCTAGGGAAGGTGGTCCCCAGCTCTGCATGACTAAGAGCAGCCACCACAGACACTACGGCACAAGCAGCCCAAATACTTAGGGAGACCCCCACATTGAGCAAAGAGTATTTTAACACCCCTTTAGGAGCAATAAATATTCCTGCACCTATTATGATACTGAATAAAAAAATTGTTCCATGGAAATAGCCTATTACCCGTTGAAGCTGAATATGTTCTcccatcttcattttcttaagtCTGAAGCTTAATTTAAAGAGCTACCATAAATTCAGTTTTTATTCTGTTATATTTGTGAAAGGCTTCATTCAATATCCTTAGAGTTAAGTGCTttgctttcctcttcctctctaaCTCAAATAGATTTTGTCACAGCacttaacataataaagaaaaattaacttggGAGTTAAATGCCTCTAAGTTTCTGAGATCTCAATATTAtagttaaaatgttttatgtgttAGGCATTTTAAAAGTTATGCACAATTAAACAGGTTAGACACAGCTAATTGAGAATGAGAGATGAAAAATTCCAAGTAAGCTTTCTTATATGGACTTGTAACTTTAATTTTGATCCTTAAACAGGTAATTCTTTAAGTTTGGACCATAAGGAAGTTTGTATAGAACGACAAAAACTACAAGGTTTGAATCCCATTTGCCACTTCTTAGCAGATGTTGGCTTGAACACGCACATATCTGCTGCTTACCAGAGAATCTATGTTACTTAATGATTTTTGACTTTGTTATCTTAAAAAATGGGACTGcaaatccttatttttctttaatagaatAAAGATAATTTATCGATGAAGCAAATACTAATACAAAGCTGTTACCTAACATATATGTTAGGATACCTAACATACCTTAGGGATTGATAAGTGTTagtttcacaaatttttttttttttttaatctctttagggccacacctggggggcatatggagattcccaggctagaggttgaatcaaagctgtagctgctggcctacaccacagccacagcaatgccagatgaaagccccatctgtgacctacaccacagctcatggcaacactggatccttaatccattgagcaaggccagggatcaaatctgtgtcctcgtggatgctagtcagatttgtttctgctgagccatggtgggaactctccACAATTTGGTTTTTTAAGTTATCACTCTCTACGTTATAAACAGAGTGTTCAGCATCTTTaaggttctttaaaaatattttatagttagtTCCAAGTTAgatttaatttttgataaaataggTCACTTAATACACATATTTAGGGTTTTATATTTCCCTGGTCAATACTCTAGTAAGGGTATGATTCATCttttcagcattatttattttttttctatattttcagcTACTTATTGACTTACAGTACATTCTTTTAAGCACTTGCATTTTGCTAGGTACTGTGTGAAACAGTGCATGTACAGGAATAACtaagacacagtttggatctcaCTCACTGTTTTAACCCTGGCACCTGGTCCAGCTCGGGGTACACAGTATGTCTCAGAAATATGTTGAATTAATGATCCTTGTCCTCCAGAATTTCCTATTTAGAGAAGATACATATATAGACCAAAACTTTTAATATACCAGTTGTGAACTTCAACATGGTAAtactaataatagctaacatttacctGGCACATACTATGTACCAGGAACTGTGCTTAACGCTTATATGAACTCATTAAATCAAATCAACCACTTGTGATGCAGGTagataaagaaattaaggaatAAGAAATTAAGTATTTTGCCAAGATCACCCAGCCATTCACTATAATTAATTAAGTGCAATGTATTtcacatatatgtttatacatatattatgattttacttataaataaataaatccatagaGCCACAGAAACCAAGAAAcaactgagagaaaatataaaccaggaaagttgggtttttttttcttggtgaccTTTCTCATGGGTCCTGCATTTATCCAATCTCAGTGATGCCTCCTTTTGTGCAGGGACTGTGTTAGGATTGATGCAACCCTCAAGTCTGACTCATGGTCATGAATGAGTGTTGTGTTAGCCTCACTCTTCATTCTTTCGCAAGTGCACAATTGCAGTCGCCTGACAGTGTAGGTAATTGAAAACCAATAAATAGACTTTAATTCAAGTCTTGGCTGTGAGGACAGTATTCTGAAGATTTCTAGACATATTACTACAGTTATAAGCAAAACCCTTGGGGATAGGCTATACATTTTTCTCCAgtataaaaatagacatatagaccaatggaatagaattgagagcccagaaataaatgcatgcatATAAAATCAACAAATGTTTGCCAAAGAAGCCAAGAGTAATCAATGGGGAaggaatagtctcttcaataaatggtactaggAAAATAGAATATTCAAACACAAAATTAAACCCCCATCTTACACAACTCACAAAAACTGACTTGAAATgggatcaaagacttaaacacaagacctgatattttaaaactcctaaaagaaaacagaaaataagctccttgacattagTCTTACCAATGATTTTTTTGGGTATCACACCAAatgtggaaaaaacaaaagcaaaaataaacaaatgggactatatcaaactaaaaagtttctggagttccctgatggcctagtggttgagaacttggtgttgtcactgctgtagcttgagtttgatccctggctcaggaactgccACCTGTGAGGAGtgcagataaaaaataaaaaatttcttacaacaaaaaaatcaaccaacaaaatgaaaaggtaacttatggactgggagaaaatatttgcaaaccatctaTCTGGTaagtgttaatatccaaaatatgtaaggaactcatactactcaatagcaaaaaatcaaaacaatggaATTAAAATCTGGACAGAGGAGATGAACAGAATTTTCCCCAAAAAGACATATAAGTGGCTAatgggtacatgaaaagatgctgatttttttttttttttggtttacttgTAATTCTGCctctatatttttaattcctaaGGTGGTAATTTCTAGTTGTTTTTTATCTTTGTGCTTCTGAAACAACTTATATAGACCCTCTGATTGCATTAGATTTTGAGTGTtagagatataaaaaaaaaataaactaatttggGGAATATTTGACATACTGGAGTCACAGGATCTTTCTTCTGGCTGACTCTAACCTTAGAAATTTCCTTTATATTCTCTGCACtaatttctgtcatttataaaTTAATGGAATGGGACTGCATGATTCTCAAACTGAAATACTCATTGCTCAGATAACTGTATGCCGGGGAATAGGTAAAGCCATGGGATAAATGTTACACATCTTCCTGAGGTGCCAACTTTACTCAAAgcacttttattttgaatttttttttttctggctgccctgcagtgtatggagttcctgtgccagggatcagatcagaattgcagttgtaacctacactgcGACTGTAGCAACACCCGACcctataacccactgtgctgggctgaatATTCAgtctgcatcctggtgctgcagagacaccactgatccagTTGTACCACAACTGGAAACCATCCAattgaagggaactccaattttggaaaaatttgcatgcatttatttatgcattcaaaatttattttgaagcacttattctaaatatttgtacattatgaaatgaaacataaaattatcatgatttctttaaagataaaaaactAATCTTCAAAGATGTAGTCACCCCACTGACATGGATGGACACTCTACCCCATCATCCAAAATTTGGTTCAGATATCAAGCCTGAGGATGACAGACCTGCATTaagagggcaggagagggttCATTATTATCATAATGAAACTTCTCAGAGGGCCAGAGCAGGGTCCTAAGCAGGTCCAAAACTGTCTTGAGAGGACAGGCAGGAGCTACTAGCTTGGTGTTCTATCGTGGTTAGGAAATAGGGCTGAGGTGAGAGTTCCCAATTGAATGGGATGGGTGGGGCTTGTGTGATTTTAAGTTCCTGTTGGTGTCAGTGGAGGGAAAACCAGCCTTTCTTATCAGATTGTCCTGGAGTGgacagaaagggaaagggaagtggTGGGACTTAAAAGCTGTCAACAGTCAGACATCCAAATGGGGTgagatgagttcccattgtggctaagtggtaatgaacccgactagtatgcatgaggacacaggtttgatccctggactcgctcagtggattaaccgtctggctttgccatgagctgtgctgtaggtcagctcagatttgatgttgctgtggctgtggcgtaggtgggcagctgcagctctgattcaacccctagcctgggaacttccatacggcgcaggtgcagcccttaaaaaaaaaaaaaaaaaaaaaaaaaaaaaagatgaaaaaaagtggagtcagattcttttttaaaattaactaattatggagttcccgtcgtggcgcagtggttaacgaatccgactaggaaccatgaggttgcgggtttggtccctgcccttgctcagtgggttaacgatctggcgttgccgtgagctgtggtgtaggttgcagacgcggctcggatcccgcgttgctgtggctctggcataggccggtggctacagctccgatttgacccctagcctgggaacctccatatgccgcgggagcggcccaagaaacggcaaaaaaaagacaaaaaaaaaaaattaactaattaattcatttttgtcttttcagggccacacctatggcatatgggggttcccagggtaggggtcgaattggaactgtagccactggcctacccatagccacagcaacgccagatttgagccatgtctgcaacctacaccacagctcacggcaacgccagatccttagcccactaaatgaggtcatggatcaaacctgcatcctcacgcaTACTACTCAGagtcctttccactgtgccatgacgggaactccagattctttattaatgcagattttttttgctgttgttattagaATGCATCTTTGAGCTATATCTTTAGAATCTTGATTTGAAGTTTTGGTATGTTAAACCAGTGTCCTCTCTGCCACTCTACAAATATTGTGAAGTGCCTCGTATGTACACTGTTTTAGATGCTCTGTATATATCAGCATACAAAATAGACAAAGATCCTAGACATAGTTGAACTTAAATTCTTTTGTCATTATTTAAAATCCATGGCTTGAGTGTAGGGACGATGATCAggaaacttatttatttacttatttatttataaggccacacccatggcatatggaagttcctgggccagggactgaaatcgCAGCTaaagctacagcaacgctggatctttaacccattgcaccaggaaAGGGAGTGAACGGgcacctcctcagcaacccaagTTGATGCAGTCAGATCTCTAACCCtttgtgtcacagcgggaactccaggaaatttctTATGCTCATTTGGAATCAGTTCACGCAGAAAGAAAGCAGACTGTTCTAACAGTggctatgtctgtgacctttgTGCTGGTATCTGTATTGCATCTGTGAGGAAGGGGATGACGCAGTGGATGACACGAAAGTCATTTCTGTTATTATTGTCATTCCATAATTCAGATGAGGAATTTATACTGAATTTTAGGTGGGCATTGTTTTGAGGCCCTCATTCTTAGTCTGGTCTGTTGGTCTATGTTCCTTCCAGAAGCATGGTTCAGAGAAATAGAACACATTTTTGAGTTATGCAgaccttctccttcttttttctctaaattgtcttgttttcataataaaagttGCATGTGGAATCACCTATGACTGGAGATATGGTGGGAGGCTGAATTGTGTGTCCTTTTACTATTTTCTCTGTATTgttgataccaaagccagatattgtgattaaaaaacaggGAGTAGAGGAACAGGAGAGAGATAGGTGTGGGATTGGTAAGAGAGTCAGGAAAACTTTTATTCACTTTATTGGATACCCAGGAACTGGGTGCTAGATGTGCTGGTCTCAGGTACTGGAAACTTTGGGGGCAAAACAGAAGCAATGATCCTGCAGTAAAGGTTCCTATGCAGCCTCATCCTATTAGGGAATAGATTTGTACAGAAAATCTATGTAAAACAGTACTGCTAACAGGAAGGAGAAGATGCTGATCTCAAGCTGTTTGAACAGTTCAGTGGAGCAAAAAGAGACTCTGGACTCTACACCCAGACTAAGAAGCTCAGGAAGGTAATTAAAATATGGACTTGAGACTTCTGGTTTCTTGTATGGCACGTAAAGAACTTCACTTTGTCCTAGCAATAGCTGAAAAATGAACAACTCTGCTTAGATCTGTCAGAGAAGTGAGGTCAAAGGGAAAACTATTGCCCATAAAgatgagagacagaaaaggagataTGGAGAATCATAAGTTAACCTGAGCAGAAATTCTATAAGGACCaaataaaatgtagttgattAATGGCTGGAGGCTCTGGGTGGACAAGTCAGAGATAAAACTCCCATAGGATGACCCTCCcacttttgtgagttttactTCCGGGAACTCTACTAGGTCCCCACaatgaatttcagagaaaaataacctTAGGCTTTCAtcgggggaagagggaaggaaccatttaaaaatatgccaaagcattctatttttgtttttatttttgttttaactgaCATGTAATTGAAAcaaaatgttatattagtttcaggggtacagcatttttgttgtgaaatgatcaccacagtaagccTAGTTCATATCCATCACCATGCATAGTTacgaattttttttcttgtgatgagaactttttattttatttttaatttattttactttttaattttttaatgatttttattttttccattattgttggttcatagtgttctgtcaattttctactatacagcaaaaggACCcaggcatgcatatatatatatatatatatatatatattctttttctcacattatcctccatcatgtttcatcccaagtgattagatataatagttccctgtgctatacagcaggattgtgaagagaacttttaagatctattagCAACTTTTAGATAcacaatatagtattattaactatagctaCTAGGCTGCACATTATATACCCAAGACTTACTTACAGGTGTAAGTTTTTACCTTCTGACCACTCTCACCCATTTCACCCAAACCCCACCAATCTGTTCTATGAGTTTGCTTTTaaattccacgtgtaagtgagaTCACATGGTActtgcttttctctgtctgacttggtATAGTGccttctaggtctatccatgtcaTGGCAAATGACCAGATTTCAtgctttcttatggctgaataatattctaatacataaattaattatatatgtgggtttatttctgagctctctattctgtttcaaaGATCTTTTTATACCAATATGGTTATCctttaaataatatagttttataatatagtttgaaatcaggaaacatAATGCCtccaggtttgttcttctttctcaagattgccttgACTATTTGGGGGTCTTGTGTGGttccataaaattttatgatggtttgttttatttctgtgaaatacCATTTGAATTTTGAGAAGGATTACattgatctgtagattgcttaggATGGCATGGACATTTAACAATACTactttttccaatccatgaacatagactatctttccatttagttgcatcttcttcagtttccttcatcaacgtcttatagttttcagtgtgaggtcttttacttccttggttagATATgatcctaggtattttattcattttgatgcaattgtaaagaggatggttttcttaatttctcttataTTCACTTTCCTAAGATTTTTAGGAAATCTTAAGTTACTTTCCATTGCTCCACAGAAACTTTTGTCAAGGTCTTCAGTGGTCTCCACATTACTAAATCCATTGATGAGATTTTAAGTCCTCATTTGACTTGATTGATTAACAGCATTTGTGGACCTTCTTTTGTCCTTGATAAGTTTTCTTCACTTGACACAGGACACTACATTCTTCAGGTTTTCCTCTCATTTCATATATGGCTTCTTTTCCATCTTCTCTGCTGATTCTTTTCCACCCACAAATCTCTAAAATTAACCAGAGCTCAGATTTTGGAgctcttctttgctttctttacttctttccaGCTGATATCCTCCAGTTTCACTGCTTTAATTGTTATCCATAcactttcttttcctattttctttttcttttttgctttttagggccacaaccacagcaaatgGACATTTCCAGGGTAAGTGTCAAataagctacagctgctggcctatgccatagcacagcaatatgggatctgagctgcatctgcaacctgtactactgctcatagcaatgccagatccttagcccactgagcgaggccaggggccaaacctgcatcctcaaggatactagtcagatttgtttctgctgtgccacaatgggaattccatctgTATACTTTCTACTTGTGAATTTTATCTCTTGTACTTGAACTTCTCCCTCAAAAGTCTGATTAATTTATCTaagtatattttccatttctaattggATATTTTACAAGCTCTTCAAACGTAACATGTCTCAAACTGAACACTTGATCTTGTTGCCAAAACTGGACCTCTGTCCATGGTGTCAAATAGAAACACGGAGACAGAATTttaggcaaaggagaaaaaaataactttatggtTTCACCAGGAAAAGGAGGccccagcaggctaatgccctaaaacCTGTACCTTCCTGTAGGAGAGAATAGGATGTGGTTTCATAttttgggagtagaaaatagggccataTATAAGGATCTGTGCAGaagcaagctttcattcttcttcaaagttggtaTTTAGTGGCACAGGACTGGTTTtggtggtcctcctctctggttttcatttgttgggggttttaattctgcagaagaactcaaagatgttCTTCTATATATATTCCTTGAGAAGGAAGacggatcctgccccaaggctgcactactgtttcttttattcttttttctttcttttctttttttttttcttttttttttggctttttagggctgcacctgcggcatatggaggttcctaggttaggggtccagttggagctgtagccaccagcctatgccacagccacagcaacgtgggatcccagacacatctgcaacctacaccacagctcatggcaatgccaaatccttatcccactgagcaaggccagggattgaacctacatcctcatggatactagtcgggttcagtaaccactgagcctcaatggaaactcctgcactATTCTTTCTTGACCTTTTCCTCCCTTATCTCTGcatcctctctcttccctgattagcaactgtctgaacctggcCTTTGGGACTCAGGGAATATCATGGaagctgaagcttattccctaaaaacaggaAGTGGGGGACAAAGAAAGCCTCGTGCCCAGGAGACCCACAGGCCCCTGCTTGGTTTCATTCTTCTCCCCTAAACCTGATGCAGCAACCATCTTCCCATCTTAATTAACAGCAACTCAATCATTTACATTATATTGAAATCAAAGCCTTTAAATAATCCTTGGTGACTCTTTTCTATCATATCTCACATCTACTCTGTCAGGGTACCATGTTGACTGTAGCTTCAAAATGTAAGTAACGTTCTAATGCTGTCTCACCACCCCACTCTTACTATCCTAGTCAATGTGCCATTTATTAGTACTGCAATTGGCTCCTAATTGGTCTCCCATCTTCCATTCTCGGTTATCTGGTTTCCTTTCAACACAAAAGCTAGAGACATTCTATCAGATCATATAGCTTCAAAAGTCATCTTATCTCACTCAGTGTAGTAGCCAAACTCTTTGCACCAGAGTGTAAATTCTGCATGATTTGATTTCCACCCCTTCTTTGCTCCCTCCTTAACCTCATCTCCTACTTCTCTTTCCCTGGCTTGCTTTGCTCAAGCTACAAAGGCCTTCTTACTGATCTTTGATCCATGAGTCATGTTCTCAGTTATGGCTACGCTGTTCTTCCTGAAGGACATTTCCCCTGATATCTGATGTTTTGTTCTCTGACTTCTTATCTCTACTCAAATGTAATCTAATCAGAGAGTTCTCCCTGAGCACTTTAAGTTGTCTTATTGCTGTCACTCTCTTTCCTTAACTTGCTCAATGTATATTTATAGCAAGTACTATCTCCTGagacattatatatttatttgattatttattatctgtctccctCTATCATTCTATTAGAATATAAGCTCTGTGGAGACAAAGACATTTTCTGACTGTTCAACTcctagaaaagtgcctggcaaGTAGTAGGCATTTAGTAaacactttttttggccacgccctgtgacgtggaagttcccaggccagggattgaactggagccacagcagtgacaacaccagatccttgacccactgagccacaagggaattcctaataTGCATTTttgagagagttccctggtggcttagctaTTTAGGACTTGTCCCTGCtatgtcattgtcactgctatgttacaggtttgatccccggctcaggaatttctacatgctgtaacatagccaaatatatatacacacataattttgagtaaataaaagaataaaaaagaaaactacctaGTCCAGAGAAATGTACTTCCTTGCTATATGAACTAGGACTTCCAGATGTGAATAGGAAAAGAAAGTCGTCTGTACCATTGGAAGATTGGGAAAGCTATCACTGAGAGTACTCACAAGTCTACTTCCAACTCTTTTCCTCCTCTAACTGAGCACAATTCCAGTTAATAAAGTGGGTAACTGTTATTCCCACATAGACCTAAACTATGTtctgaaacctaaaaaaaaaaaaaaaaagtcaaaatttctGAAGAGTGCAAAATCACCAAACAAAATCCTTTCTTAGGAGGTTTACTTTAGAATACCAGCGATAGAAAGGCTGGGTAATAAACTCCACTGGCGGTGGAGTTCTGCAGGTACCTCATGCTGCTGAGACAGTAAGGGGGTCAGAAAATAGAGAACAACGTACTGTGCTCCACTTCTAGAAAAGCTGTCCTGTCCTGTCTCTGCATGACCAAGAGCAGAACGGCATTGATATTACTGAACATGCTGCCCTAACAGCTGGAATGATTCCTTCATTGAGTGAGGAGAGTTTCACTATCTCTTTGGGAGATAGCAAGGTTCCCACACCTATTTTTCCGAAAGTGCTTCTTCctgggaaaaaaattcctattcCTTTTGGGAGCTTGGTGCTctctattttgtaattttaacagTTTTCAAAAGGTCATTAGTCATGATAATTTTG
It contains:
- the LOC125128802 gene encoding solute carrier family 7 member 13-like, with the translated sequence MKMGEHIQLQRVIGYFHGTIFLFSIIIGAGIFIAPKGVLKYSLLNVGVSLSIWAACAVVSVVAALSHAELGTTFPRSGAQYYFLKRSFGPFIAFFYLWIHLFSTPAGIAARVLLLAGYITQPFYPGCFVPEVPKKCLALAILLCLGILNARGVKEVTWFQTVSTVVKITVLCFISLTGIVLLVRGKKENLARFEKAFDAEVPDASQIAEAFLQGLYSYSGWGVLVRIAGELKNPGENIPKCVITALTLVALIYLLVNISYLAVLTPKEIMSSDAVAVTWIDRIIPSMQWAISIGVSSSIVSSLNCTLFSASRLYFVASQEGQLPLILSTLNIHCCPVVAVIQTLIFASILIIPSDLITLINYVGFTDWILLGLMMTGLIKLRLQEPNLSRPYKLLLNVTPADDVEYISPEGVLQKIPPETATKKE